The DNA segment TGTTGGCATTTCCTAGTGACAGCTACAATGTTGTAGACAATTCCAAGTTTGTGGGACGGCTGGCAGCGGCCAGGAAAGAGGGGAAGTACGTGTTGGACGGTAAAAGGAGACAGATTTAAGTGCAGAAAATCAGACAAAAAACTATTCAGTAGAAGAGCAAGCGAAATCTGGAAGGGTGGAGAAAGAAGCCCTCTTTATCTGCCAGAcatttgcatatatttaaaatcctttccaaTAAAGTTCATAATGAATTTAATTCACTCCCCTATGGCCCAGAGGAATGTTCTGAGTAATAAAAAACTATTGCTAAGGCACAGATGACTGCCAACTCCTATTCTGTGCCAGCAATGCATATTTATATTATTGGCACTTAAACACCAGGTTTATTTTACTACATAAGTGATCCTTTGTCACGTATTAAGAATTAATACTGTAAGATCCACTTTTAGGAAGTTACAACCATaccaaaatttaaataattgttaaatcagtgtatttatttttaaagaggtttGGCGTAgcgtttttttccccattaaaatAGTAGTGGATGTGATAATTCCTGTTTTGGGTAAACTCTTTTGTGGCTGGTTTAAAGGCTTAGCTGCTTAAAGTGGTTTGAATCAGGGATCTTTTCACgtcttttggttgttttttttatttgttaccTTGAAGTATCTTCATCAATGTTAAATGAATTGTAAGCTCAAGTGCTTTCTTAAAGGTTGAGATGTGTTTACTTACACATAGTCAACTAGGTAACGTGAGGGCTCCTGGCTCTCACTGGTGTGGTCTAAGGCACTTTTCATGATTAAAGCAAGTGATTCAAATGTGTGTTGGAAATTTCAAGCACCAGTGCTGGAGATCACTGGACCACAGCATTACTTTGTTTATAAGCTTCATTATTCTGTGGAAGATAAATCTCTGCTCTCATGTAGTGTGTCACTTCAGCAGAGTAGTCATGgaaatgggggggaaaaaggagctactaatttttttcacattgaTAGGATGGAGTGGAAGGGCAAGTTGGATAAGAGATGAAATGTGAAGGAGTTTAATTCCTAGCAGGCAGCAAGCTCAAGGGAAAAATGCAGCGGTACTGGCGTAAGATGCAGTTTGGTTTATATTCAAGCTGATACTACGTTGTTTGAAGCACCTTCCGTGCATTAAACACAGACTCCTACAGCCTATGTACGAGTTCAAAGAGATGGCGGCAGTAATTCGGCCAAAATGTTTAATATGCCAAGGCCTGAACATAAAGCTGTTCTGATGTGCTCTTCTCATGCACTTCAGTTTACTTTGTACTTCCACATCAAGTGTGAACAGTTGGAAAAAATACCGTGAATTTGTCAGCATGTTTATTTACAGGGCACATCTCCTTTGAAtcaacaaactttttttttttttccaagtgtaaAAATGAACAATTACTCATccctagaaaaaaacaaagttttagacatctccctcccctccaaaaGAGTAACCTCAGCACGCTGTGCAAGGGCACAAGCAGCTCATTTTTCACTTGCTGTACACAACAACATGTTCAGTTCCCCGGAACAAAAGTGTTTGGAGAATCTATAGGGGGATCTTAAGCATTTGGCAGTTTGAACTAATAAGAAAGGTCAATGGTGAAGAATTCAGATACAAGCAAAAATTCAGACATGTCAGAGCACTGCGTTTCAGCTTTAAAACTGAATGCACGCATTGTTTGCTTACAGTTTTTCACAGCGGCATTCATAATTTAGAAAACTTAATCAGCACGATGAAGTATCCTGTTTCTaaccaagaacaaaaaaattacactgtagcacttactttcttttcccttgaaagAGATAATCTGGTAAAATTTGACAAGAATTCTGCAGGCCTGGTGGGCTTTGTGTTTAAGTTACATGGGAGAAAATGTTGCAATGGAATAGTacatccttctgctgcctttttgtAAAGCCCATCACTGCTcagttgtgtttggttttttctgttggGCCTTGCTAGGATCGCTGTCCCTGTATTTGTTATGCTGCGGACTGACACAAGTTTCAGATCAGCTTTTGACAAGAGATACAAAAGGTACTGAAAAGTGAGGCAagagggcaggggaagagtAGAGCAGCCGAGCAAAGGGGCATGGGATTGTGTAGGAATGGGAATGAGAACAGAGACTGGCTGAGGAGAGTTACGGTAGTTCAAGAGCAGGCAACAGCCAAGGTAAACACATTTATCACTTGGGCTACTAAGAGCAGCCTTCCAGGGCTCGAAGCTAGTGCTCTAAGATAGGTTTCTTCCCCATTCTACCACAATTACTGTGACATTGAGTACAGAAGCAAATGATCAAAAAGACGTTTATTTGGTAGCTCATTTAGTGAGATCATAAATTTGTTAATGTAATTATAGCtttcattaacaaaattaatttctgtaaaaaaaagaaaaaagatatttcatacctttgctggggtggtggtggtggagagaACGTGGACACACCCTCTCTAAGCCCTGGCAGTTtcaaagttacaaaaaaaaaaacaacctttcttctcttttctgcctCAGTTACCATTCCTGTCCTCCCGCTAGCGCAGTACCATTTTCCtggcttgaaaaaaatcagtgtgcaCTGTGTCAGAATTGCGTCCCTGCAGCGATCTGCTCAATGGGAGCAATCTGACTCAGTCTAGACAGGTAAGAATTAAAAAGCTTCTGTGCTTCGGCTGAGAAAGGAGGCTGGACGTTGGAGGAGACTCACAATTAACAGAACTCTGCGGGAGGTGAGACCCGTGCACCATCAGGGTACTCTACAGTTTTGTGCCTCTGCAGCCGGGAAGCCAGCCTGCACCTTCTGCTCCCTCTAAGTGTTCATGTAAGGCACGTTTcctgtaagaagaaaaacagagtggAAACAGTGAACTggtggctgtgtggtgtttcAGAAGTAACGCTTGGTGGCGGGAGCACTGAGAGGAATTACTTTGTGTACCTGGTATTTCATGCACGATGTCAAGATTTCCAGCGCTTATGCgcaccttccccctgccctgtctcCCGCCTGGGAACAGAGCCTGCTCAAGTTCAGCCCTTACGTTTCTTCTGGGCTGCCGCTCTGCAGGTGGCGTCACTGCTGCAACCGAGTGCACGCTGGTCCGCAGAGGCAGAATTTTCAGACATCCAGCACTTAAGTCACCCCTTTTTTAATGCCATTAGTGATGCAGCAACACGTATTTATATCTACATATAAATACAACATGGTCAGATACCACATTTTTAAGCATTATTTATAATCTGAAACTGCTTACACTTTCATGACTAGGCTTGGGTTTTTCTCATTTACATTCATAATTTAATTCCACTggaatttgatttttaagaaaGCCTAACATATCTTAATTACCATAAAAAGATCCATacatattttacttaaaaatatcttctgtaaGAGGAAATTTAccaaaaataacatgaaatatattattatgcatacattttctgttttgtaaagtACAAACAAGAATCTGATCTCTTCTGGGTATTGCCTGATCTGATATGGCTATAGgttctatttattttgtttatttttcaaagtaaagGGAAAGACGTAGGAAATGTAGAAAACCAAAAGAAGAATGCGTTCTTTCCCCAGATACAGGTATCAATGAAAGAACACATTGAAAACTAAGAAATGACAACAGGTAACAGACAAACACTACCCAAGTACTACGCAGTCTCTTGTCAGAGCATGTGCTGCAATGACCTTGTaacagttattaaaaacaacaaacaaaaaaatgctactGGCAGAAAAAGCTGTcaagcaaaacactgaaaaatcgGTACTATTTCCTAGCAAGTGCAGAACTGGTGCTAAGTATTTGACGTTTTTTCCCCCGCCTAATGTATGCAcacctctttcttcctccttctgttCACAGGACTGATTGTTGCAACTCTGGCAATATGCTGGATGCCAAATCAGGTTAGAAGGCTCATGGCTGCTGCTAAACCAAAGCAGGACTGGACTGTCCCCTACTTCAGAGCATACATCATCCTTCTTCCCATCGCCGACATCTTCTTCTACATCAGCTCAGTGGTGAACCCCCTCCTGTACAACATCTCTTCTCAGCAGTTCCGCAGCGTGTTTCTGCAGGTCCTCCGCTGTCGCCTGACGATAGAGCACGCCAGCAAGGAGAGGTTTCTCAGAGCCAACCTCAGCTCTACAGTGAGGAGCAGCCGGTCTCTGCGCCCACTGCTCTTCCTTTCATCCAGGCGCAATTCTTCTACAAGGGGCAACAACAAAGTTTTCTTAAGTACTTTTCAGAGCGAGACCAAGGCTGACTGCAGTCCACAGAAACCAGGTCTTGACCCACTGGAGCCAGGCTCGGAAGTAGTGCCACTAGAGCCCAACTCGGAGCCCAGTCCAGATGCACAAAATGGCCTTTGTGAACAGCGAGTGTGACTTCATAAGGCAAAGTTAATGATTAGCGATGAACTTAAAAACACGGAAATTAAAATGACCGAGGAATTGACTACATCTTAAATGGAGTAACACAGATGGATTTGTTTCCAGTTATGCAAAAAGAGCAGGAGTTCTGTATCCTGCTACTGGGATTTTTAGGTTGCACACTGGAAATCAATCTGCTAACTGAATTCAGTAGCTGCCAAAAATATCAGCCCCTCTCTCCCCACAACCACTGAACTTCCTTCGCTTGTTGACAGGGATTTGgaaacaaattatttggaaaaaacctGCAGTGTCTTTGAAGAAAGGAGGAGACAGAACAAACCGTGTCAGGGCAAAAAACTTCCTTGAAGTTTAGCAATAGAAAACCAACAGAGCCAATTTCAGGAGCAGAACTGTAGTTATCGCGTGTGCCCTCGGCACCGCGCCAGAATTCCCTCTCTTCTTCGGCCGGGGCCCGTTGCAGAGTGGAGTGTTGCAGCAGCTGATGCAAACAGAGTTCACCTTCCCTGGAGAGCAAAAGGACTGGTACCCAGCAGAGGCTATCAGACACGCTGCCGAAGATGCGCAGGATTTGCGATACATGATTCCTGTGAACCAGAGCAAAGGTTACTCAGTCTGAGATGAactctgttttgctttacaaCACCATTCATGCTTGAAAACTGTTGCACAGCCAGTTTACGTTTCCGAAGCGATGCTGGCGATTAAGCCAGACACCACAGCTGTGACACGGCTGACAGCTCCGCACTGCAGAAGCACAGTCACTCTGGTCTGGACTTTTATTTGATTCTGGTTGGAACCAAGTATCACAAACTTGATTTACATAATGTATATCAAACAATGCATTTTATAACCAGAATTCTTCATCTTTTGGAATACGCTGTTTGAATAGCTataactgaaatgcagctaGTTTGAAAATGACTTACATTTCTGTTGCTGAACATGTCTGAGTTGTTTAAGGTGTCTAGATAATTAGTTTTCTATGCTGTTAATTTCTTTTGAGTATTTTTGTCCCTTTTCTTGTTCCTTTGCCATACAGAAGCAAGTAACCCAGAGTAAAAGGAGAACTGCTATCAGCAAAACTTCCACACACccccctttctgtttcttttaaagaaaaactagaAGTACTGTCTTTGAAGCTTAATAGCCGCAACaacaaaaatttccatttgtaCAGAAATGGCTTTTCTGAGTTGAAAGTCTTCCCTTTTAAAgtgtaatttaaattaatctaatttaaattaataatctAATTGAATTTATGGTTTCTCAGTTTGTTTTTACCTGAGAAAAGGTACGTTCCAATGCacattactgttatttttaaatgatttataaaggctttaaaatacatacttgCATTTTCTCCTGTCACAGTGGAATACAGTTGTGGCAGTTCCACCTGCCATTAGTCTAAAATGTTCTTACAAGTGCTACAGTGAAGATTATGTGTTGGAAAAACATACACATAACACACAAACGGATGATAACGGTGGTTTGCTCATATTGCCTTGTGGTTACAGAAAGGGGTAAGTAGATCTAAGGATGATAAAATCACTGTTCCTTTGAATATGGGattctcaatttttttcttctcaggcCCATGAGAACAGGATTCCCTTGGAGAACAGTACCCCTGCATCCCCTAGCATGGCCccacaatattttttaatagactgTCATTGAGACTTTTCTTTGGAGAGAGTGAAGCAGGAACGTGACGGGTAGGTACTGACCTTACAGTACCTGCAGCTACTTGCTCCGTCCCTGGGGCCTTCAGAAGTGAGCACTGCAGCACCTGCCCTGTCCAGCAGTTACCGCTGCAGTGGCAACTGCCGCTGTGCTCCCAGGCgctgcacagagcagcaaaacACGGTGTGGGCTGTGCTCTGAAAGAAGGATTTCCTGTC comes from the Falco peregrinus isolate bFalPer1 chromosome 8, bFalPer1.pri, whole genome shotgun sequence genome and includes:
- the LYPD1 gene encoding ly6/PLAUR domain-containing protein 1 isoform X2, with the translated sequence MRLFLVAATFWGLCLAPGLGLQIQCYQCEEFQLNNDCSAPEFIVNCTVNVQDMCQKEVMEKSFGIMYRKSCASSAACLIASAGYQSFCSPGKVNSVCISCCNTPLCNGPRPKKRGNSGAVPRAHAITTVLLLKLALLVFYC